The genomic DNA attttgttacgtgtcataattgcctaggtttaaaatattggttatagtatttgaccgattgtttggtacaaagccattgaagttggctaatattgttaaagGTATATGTTATaacgattcatgatctaattggatgccatatttttgtctcggttttatttaatggtatgtgttatgttttggtaatacctcgtaccctgtttcggcgttgaatgcgggtaaggggcgttacatgttTAAAACATGAACACTCCAACTCACCGCCTCTGGCCAAAAGGCTTTTGGAACATTACTTATTCTTAAGAGACTTCGAACAATATTTAAGATTGTTCGATTCTTCCTTTCACTCACTCCATTTTGTTAAGGAGTATAAGCTATAGTGAGTTGTTTATGGATCCCATTAGAGTCACAAAAGCTTATAAATTCTTGAGAAAGATATTCTCCTCCACAATCACTACAAAGAGCTTTAATTAAcatttcaactttcttttcaaccaGTGCTTTAAAGCTCTTAAAAGCTACAAATGCTTCAGATTTGTCATGCAGAAAGTAAACCCTACTCTTTCAACTGAAATAATCTATGAATGTTATAAAATAACGCTTACCTCCATTTGAAGTTGGATTCAGTGGTCTGCAAATGTCAGAGTGAACCAGTTTAATCTATTTTGAGGCTCTCTCGCTGTTTCTTTTGGAAAACTATCTCGAGGCATTTTTCCCACAACACAATCTTCATATACTCTTGAAGGAATGTTGAATGTAGGGAGACCATCAACCATCTTTTTTGTTGTAGTATTTGCAGTCCTCCAAAGTTCAAGTGCCCGAACCGGTAATGCCAAAGCCATGCTAAACTTGTTTCTTGTGTTGAAAAACAAGAATGGTCATGTTTAATATGTTGAATATGAAATTGTAAAAGCTTATTGGCCGTCATGGTGACTTTAGCAATTAACCCAAGATTGGCGTCTTAGATATTGCACACTCTATCCTTGATAATCACCTCATAGCCCTTTTCTTAGAGTTGACCCACGCTAAGTAAATTTTTCTTTAGGTTCGGAACATAGAAAACACCAGAAATGCTTTAGACAGATGAGAACTTTGTTTGGATCTTTACCTTTCCTCGTCCTTGGACAAAAACGAGAGAGTTGTCACCAAACTTTACTGTTGTTCTTAAAGTCTCATCGAGCTCAGAGAACGCTGATCGATCTCCACACATATGATTACTATAACCTGTATCAAGATACCATAAATTCTTTCAAGTCTCCTAATTCGAATCACACACCATTAATAGGGTAACTTCTTcctcatccttttcttcttcatcAGTTGCTGTTGCAAAGTTTACCTTTTCTCTGCCACGGTCTCTACCATTCCCTCTCTAATGTCCTCGACCTCAACCTCTGACATTGTTTCCATTCAAGTTGGTATAGCATTCACTACAGTAATGACCATACCTGTGGCATCAAAAACATTCAATCTGGGATTTGTCTATAGCTTTTGGCTTCCCATGAGGTATGCGATGATCCCAAAAATTTCTCCTCTCATCGCTGCTTCTTCCCCTCCATTTGTTTTTACCATGCCCAGAATCTTTGTGAATCGATAGTGCTTGCAGCGCTTGCTCCTCACTCTCCTATAAAATGAATTTTGACTCATGAATCATTAATCAGTTCCCTAACTCATCAATGGAAAGAGCATCGAGGTCTTTTGATTCCTTAATtgagtaaacaataaaattatatcTCAGCATCAAGGATCGTAAAATTTTTTCAATGACAGCAACATCTCCAAGCTTTTCTCCATGAGTACGCATCCTATTTACGATTGTCATTATTTTTGAGAAATAATCTGAAATAGTCTCTCCTGGCTTCATGTGCAAATTCTCAAATTCCCCTCGTAACGTTTGAAGCAGTGCACGCTTTGCCCTTGCATTGCCTTGATACTTCTTTTTCATTGAGTCCCAAATATGTTTTGTTGTATCCTTGCAAAGAATCATTTCAAGGATTGAACGATCAATTGCTTGGAACAAATAATTTTTGGCCCTCAAATCTTTCAGCTTTTGTGCATCAATCTCCATCTTCTGTGCATCTGTGAAATTAGTTCCAGCTTTTAGCTCTTAGATTCCATCCTCAATGACAGACCAATATTCTTTTGACCTTAAGAAATTTTCCATCAACATGCTCTAATGGTCATAATGACCATCAAAGCGAGGAATAACAGGTTGAACAAATCTATCGGAATCACTCGGATGTTGCGACATCGTATCTGGAACACAACACAAAACACTCtaaacctggctttgataccacaaATGACAAACTTCAAAGGAATACTGAACACAAGAGAGGAAGACAACCAAAATCAATTCACTGTTATTAACTTCAATAGTTATGCCTTTATATAGGCTTACAGAGAAAGTAAATCGTGGAAGTAAGATTCTCTACAAACAAACTAATGAAAACAGAATAATCCCATAAAGATTAAACAAACTTATTTGACTAACAGACTTGCTAAAAGATAGGAGCCAACAAACTGActataacatttaataaaaaaaaaatagaaacgtGGTGTGATTAATTTTCCATCAAGGATATTGAAGCcaaattagtatataaagaacaaTAATGCATGTCCTTTTATGGGGAATATatacaccaaatatgatcttcataatttttacttttattaaaaaaactaaaactaaaagcTGATTAAAAAGTGACAAAAGTACATTGATTGTGGAATCAAGATTGTTTATGGTAAGTAGCAGAAATCATTTAATCTgcaagaaaattataaaatttaaagatactttaaaataaatttaaattataactaGATACGACCATGTTTCTTACCGTATTAATTTTCCTCAATGTTGCTTAAAAAATTTCTTTTGATATTTTTAAGCTTTGAAACAACATTCTTCATGTCCATTCTATTTTCAGGTAGCTCAGCTGAACAGTTCAAAGCTAATTCCATAATTGATGATATACAATTTGCTTTAACAACAAAGTATTCATCTTCTTCTTGCACTATGCTGGAGTCCCCTACACCATTTATTCCATTAGATAATGACATTTTCACCCAATGCTTCATACTCATTTCTCCAACAAAAAATTCATTTGTAGGCTTTTTCCTTGTGAAAGTTTCCATTAACAAAATACCATAACTATAAACATCACATTTTACAGAAACAATTCCTGCCGATCCATATTCTGTATTTTAAACAAAGAATTGAATCATTAATCATTAATAATCAACAAAACGTTAAAACTAACTCTGGAATAAAGAAAAACTAGAAATTAAAACATCACCTGGTGCCATATAGCCAACAGTAGCAAGCGTCATTGTTTGCTTGATGGAATCTCCTTCTCCCAATAGTTTAGAAACTCCAAAATCTCCCACATGTCCAACCATGTCTTCATCCAATAAGACATTACTTGGTTTCAAGTCACAATGGATTATAGGAATAAGAAATCTAGAATAGAGATATTCTAATGCTAATGCAACATCAACCATTATGTTGATTCTTTGTAGGATATCCAAGGCATGATCGTCAGAATGTAACCATTTCTCAAGACTTCCATTAGGCATGAATTCTAGCACTAAGGCTTTGAAATCAATAGTGGAACAACAAGTAATGATTTTGACAAGATTGCGATGAAGGATTTCCGCCATCACTTCACATTCAACATCAAAGCTCTTAAATGCTCCTTCTATTTCCAAATTGAAAACTTTTATTGCGACTTCTGTTCCACATGAAAGCATTCCTTTGTATATAGAGCCAAAACTTCCTGAACCAAGCAAGTTTCTTTCATTAAATCCATCAGTCCCTTCCCACAACTGATAATAAGAAATTCTTCTCCATTGTCTAACATGTACTAAATCTTCAACAATTGTCAAACCTGTACTCTTGTTTTTCCTCTTTTTGTAGACAATTATGAAAGCCAGAACtataataattgaaccaaatattGGCAAAACATATTTCGTAACATGCAGAAGGGTCTTGTTGGGATGTCGATGACCATTTTTCTTTCAAGGTTGGACTTGCAATCTAGGTGAGCCACAAAGTGCATAATTTTTCATGAATGATTTGGCCATGAAGTTTACAAAACACCCTCCCTTTGGGATTTCTCCTTCTAGTCTATTAAAAGACACATCAAAGGAATTAAGGTATAAAAGTCTTTCCAAAGATTTGGGGATGACTCCAGATAAGTTGTTATTAGATAAATCCAACTTTACCAAACTAATCATGTCACCTAATGATTCAGGAATAGGACCTTGCAATCTATTATGAGAAAGAAGTAAAACCTGGAGGTAATGAAGGCTTCCAAATGTGGAAGGGATATCACTTGAGAGAAAATTTCTTGACAAATCTAAATGTGTAATTACTTCCAAATTTCCAATGTCAAGTGAAAGTGAACCACTAAAATAGTTTGATGACAAGTCTACTTCTAAAATATCTTTCAATCTCCAGAAACTCAAAGGTATTGATGAATGCAATTTGTTGGAGGAAAAATTTAGCTTTCTCAAAGCAATCAAATTACCCAAACCTACCGGTAAAGGTCCATCAAGCTCATTAGTAGCAAATGATAACTTGTATAATCCCTTTAAGCCACAAAGTTGGTGTGGGATAGAGCCTTGTAGCTTATTTCCAGAAAAGTCTAGAAGCTGGATATTTTTTAGCCTTCCTATTGTTGTAGGAATAGATCCACTCAACTCATTGACAGAAAGGTCTAAAGTTAAGGCATTGTTTAAACTACCAATTTCCATGGGAATGTTGCCTCTAATTTTACAAGCTGTGGCTTCAAACTGTAGAAGTGATATTGAGAGATTTGAGATAGAAGGTGGAAGAACACCCCCCAATGGGTTCAATGATAAGTCCAAATGTATCAGATACCTGCATTTTGTCAATGAATCCAGAAAGCTCCACCCATTAGATGAAGTTTTGGTGGTCAAATGATTGGACCTAAGTGTCAATCTCTCAAGGAATTGCAAATTGCCAAGTGCATTTGGAATAAGGCCAGAGAACGAGTTTCTTTGCAATTCTAGAATTTTGAGCTTAGTAATATTAGAGATTGAATCAAGAATATTTCCACTAAGATGATTGCCCCAAAGGAAAATTTTCTCCAGATTTCGAACCGAGGTAATGTATGGTAGTTCACCTGGAAAAGGAGAAACAAGTGTTTAAGCAATAaagtacaaaagaggaaaaggaaAAAGACTGAAGAAAGGAATAGAGACAGGAACATATTACAAATGACCTTCTTTGTTTGacacatgattttttttttttgcattatatagcaaaatgattaaaattttgttttaattcaaaattaaatttatataataatagtctaattttattttatctttgtgctagactcaaatttaaaatttaatttttatacttgaACTTTTGATATAGTTTTATAGCTTAATTTTGTACGATGTCATTGATTAGCTCAAAtactttattttgattaaaatgtttatgtaatttttaagagttgttaacactattaaaactatttgttaaattcaagtcTATTATACTTGTCACCTTTTTTGTTACATGGCTATTAAgtgaatattttttaattttaaaatgtcaaatCCATCAATTTAACGAAAAATTTAATGatgttaataattgaatttaacttttaaattttaaaatagagattaaatatctaaaaataaaagtaaaaaactaCAAGAGTACAAAatctttaattatatttaaatatttattctataatttaaataaaaataattaataattaacctAACTGCTGTAAAATCCAAACTAGTTTATGTTAAAATGCTTTCAATCTATGtaagaattttatatttttaatccaCCTCtactttttaattataaaaagaaaattaaagaaaatctATTGATGTAATTGTTCAAGAAAAGAACAAGAATTAcatgaaaaagaaattttatgaagtGCCATTCTTTGAGAATAAATTAGGATTCAcgttaaaagattttattttattttacacttTAGAACATGCTTTTCAAATATAGATTGGTGTACTGATTTTCGGTTCTTAAaagatttataaaaataattaaaattataaaatcaactcaacttctttaattaatttttttttggttgaaTTGATTTTTAAGAGTTAACTTAAAAGTCAATTTAACTTTTTGTCTAGACACCAGGTCAAGTCAATTATTTTGAGTGGTCGATTAAATCTAGTTCCACCAACTATAGTTTTGACAGAGAAAAGATTGTATcctttttaatagtttaatattacaTCAATATTTTATTTGGAAAAAATTAAATCCAAATGAAAATCTTAAAAATCTTGATGTAATATTAAACTATTGGAAATGGATAATATATCTGTTTCACACAATCCTTTTCAATTTTGATAATATGTATTATATAAAAGACATAAAAAAAGGATGAATCTGTTTTAAACTCTTAGGTAACAAAATCTATCTATATAGTAAAAAGaatatatttatttcaaaattatacataaactttGGTTTAATATGCAATTGTATACATAAGCCttaatttggtgcaattatatACATGGAACTTTGATTATGGTTCAaatgtatgcatgaaactttaattttgattcaatcatacacatttaaataaataaataattcaatttatttttatattggataaatacaaTTATTTCagtatgtaatatataaatataaaatgatactaatcaataattgtgttaataatttagagaatttgatcaaattaaaatttcatttataaaattgcacaaaattaaaatttatgtatacaattatatattaaattaaaatttatgtataattttaagatGTATCTCTAAAAATAAAGTTGAAACTTGGAAAGCGTTTTTCTTATGTTTTCaaccaatttttttcttttggaaGACATAAAAGTTCAATTAAAAAGCATGCTATGTTACAAAAGAACTTTATTTTAAGGATTATATGAAAAGTATGTATataaattatgtatttttattgTCGTATTCAAAgtttttttaattactattttagaTATTAATTATTAACTTCAGTTAAAAAATAGTTGAATCAATCAAATTATGACATgtgatatttttaattaaataaaaatatttaaaattaaataatattttaattaaataaatatatagatgatgTGATATTAAATAGTTTAgactaaataaatatatttatttaattaaataaataatctctaaaaacaagtcaaaatttaaaataaaatttttataagataatatagtattaaactaaataaaataaagtatagTTAATTAAAAATATTCTCCCTTAAGTGATAAGTAACTTTTATTTACTTTCCATTTTCACACTTTTTTATAGAAAAATTCagttaaattgttttattttggaTTATCAAATATTTGtaagaaattaattaatttaattttttaacggTTTATCAAACAAGGTCTTAGAAAAAAATAAGTTATTTGCTTAGCAGATAGTTtgcaaattaaataattttacatttgggataaatttcaaaactataTATGAGTTTTGGTCTAATGTGcattttatacatgaactttgattttgtgcgttttatacatgaaattttaatttgatccaaCCTCACAAGCTATTCACACAATTACCGATAcattcttttatatttatttattgtataaataaataattatatttatttaatataaaaataaattggtgtatttatttaaatgtgtataattgaatcaaaattaaaattttatgtataattttatacataattacaccaaatcaaagttcatttatcaaattacacattaaaccaaaatttatatatatatatatatatatatatatttaacaaatttcttaaattatgtagtataattaattattttataatccttaattgaattattattgatttaaaactaaaataaaaaccttCAAATATAGAAAGATGAAACATTAATCTTGAAATTACCAGATAGATTGTTGTCACCCAGAACAATTGTTTTCAAAGAAGAAAGGTTAAAGATGGAAGCTGGGATTGAACCATCAAGTCTCATATATTCTACGTGAAGATACTCCAACTTCTCAAGCTTTCCAATTTCCCATGGAATTTCACCTAAATATTAAAAAGCAACAATTTAGTATTATAATAAAGGTAACAGTTTTTCTAAATATTGCAGTAATAATTACAAAGCTATTAAATTGAGATCAAATTTCTAATTTAGTGGCAGATATGAATCTTGAAAGAATTACCTTTTTATAGATAGTAAAACGAATATAAATGATTCTAGAAAAAAAGAGAGTATAAATTGCAAAAGTGAAAGTAGGGTTGTGTTTGGTTGGAATTTGGTTGaggttttttggatttttttttttgaattatttgtGATAATGCGATTTGATCCTTTTAATGGGTTTTAGGTTTTGGATTTAATagactttctttcttttctttttttttttagttttagaggttatttgataaaatttcaaagtttttcataaataattctaaataaaaataaaaatccaaattaataattcttataatttttgtgaaaaaaattttatatagtattttaagttattttgtaattccaaatataaaatatttatttttatatcataaaaattaaataaaaatagaatttctaatttttaatttttggacTAAAAATCATTCAAACGccatggtttattttcattttagcccTAAGGAAAAAGAGTGAAAATAAAGGCTAAGAAATGACTTAGTTTAAAAGCTTGTTAATTTTGTCTTTGGATTATAATCCTTCCTTCTTTTATTGTTTTTCCTTTCAATTGATTAAATAACCATATTTAGTAATTAATATATTAAGGTTAGTATTTtgattatatctatttttttttacataatGTCCAAAACTACCCATAATCACtcctcaacccataaataggtTATGGAGGATAATGCACTTTAGGGAACTCGAACCTACATCtcttatattgataataataccCCTACTAATCGAATTAAGACTCTATGTTTCAAGTCTATTGTATCAAACAAAAACAATCAAATCAGGATTTatctttgcttttattttgaataattaattacagattaaattttaagttattttaatagtttaatttaatattaaatctttatACAGAATAATGAAATCACAGCTAGAGCGCTTGTTTAAAATTTGGATTGTTAATTTCCATGTTtacgaaaattttatttttatgagaacaaaaatcaaaatttatttggaCTGAAGAAAATATGCAAGGAAAAAGCCTTACCTTCCAAATCATTTGCAAACAAGTATAGATCGGTAAGCGCTGTTAGATTCCCGATACTTGTTGGAATTCTACCATTGAATCTATTGGTGTCTAAGATTAACTGTCGAAGATTCTTGCACTCTCCAATACTTGTTGGAATTTGACCTGAAAACTCATTTTCATACAGGTAAAGTGCCTCAAGATTTAGAAGATGATGACATATTTTTTTTGGTAAACTACCAGATAGATTATTGTATGGTAGAGAAATCATCCGCAAGGCGGAAATATTATAAATGGCAGCAGGAATGGAACCAGAAAGTTGGTTTTTAGCCAGACGAAGTGTCCTCAGCTTCATAAGTTTACTCATCTCGTATGGAATGTTTCCATGAACGAGATTGTTCCTCAAGTCCAAGTTCTCCAAGTTGgacattgttagaattaagtgacccaaattcttatttaaataaaatattatggaaaataaaataaaagtaaaatccatatagaactagacttcttttattttattttagaataaggtttttaaaccttattaaactccatctattttatattgattaggataaggtgtttcaatcctactagaatatggctttgcaagcctataaatagacatagtctattcctcttgtatttgagtaaaatttttcgacatagtgaattttcttctcctctgcctgtggtttttttccgaaagggtttcacgtaaaatttatgtgttctttatttttatttattttattctattttatttttcacaaattggtatcgagcttagggttattcatctcgatcacggtaatggcgtctttgaagtatgaaattcattgttggatcgcaacaccgatttgcgttgtggcaaattaagatgcaagcggttcttgcagatggatctagaggatgccccgctaggatagataagatgccttcgacattaacgagatgaagagaagaagcgtaaggatcgaaggcattaacacaattaca from Gossypium arboreum isolate Shixiya-1 chromosome 9, ASM2569848v2, whole genome shotgun sequence includes the following:
- the LOC108455201 gene encoding receptor kinase-like protein Xa21, whose amino-acid sequence is MSNLENLDLRNNLVHGNIPYEMSKLMKLRTLRLAKNQLSGSIPAAIYNISALRMISLPYNNLSGSLPKKICHHLLNLEALYLYENEFSGQIPTSIGECKNLRQLILDTNRFNGRIPTSIGNLTALTDLYLFANDLEGEIPWEIGKLEKLEYLHVEYMRLDGSIPASIFNLSSLKTIVLGDNNLSGELPYITSVRNLEKIFLWGNHLSGNILDSISNITKLKILELQRNSFSGLIPNALGNLQFLERLTLRSNHLTTKTSSNGWSFLDSLTKCRYLIHLDLSLNPLGGVLPPSISNLSISLLQFEATACKIRGNIPMEIGSLNNALTLDLSVNELSGSIPTTIGRLKNIQLLDFSGNKLQGSIPHQLCGLKGLYKLSFATNELDGPLPVGLGNLIALRKLNFSSNKLHSSIPLSFWRLKDILEVDLSSNYFSGSLSLDIGNLEVITHLDLSRNFLSSDIPSTFGSLHYLQVLLLSHNRLQGPIPESLGDMISLRKNKSTGLTIVEDLVHVRQWRRISYYQLWEGTDGFNERNLLGSGSFGSIYKGMLSCGTEVAIKVFNLEIEGAFKSFDVECEVMAEILHRNLVKIITCCSTIDFKALVLEFMPNGSLEKWLHSDDHALDILQRINIMVDVALALEYLYSRFLIPIIHCDLKPSNVLLDEDMVGHVGDFGVSKLLGEGDSIKQTMTLATVGYMAPEYGSAGIVSVKCDVYSYGILLMETFTRKKPTNEFFVGEMSMKHWVKMSLSNGINGVGDSSIVQEEDEYFVVKANYTMSQHPSDSDRFVQPVIPRFDDAQKMEIDAQKLKDLRAKNYLFQAIDRSILEMILCKDTTKHIWDSMKKKYQGNARAKRALLQTLRGEFENLHMKPGETISDYFSKIMTIVNRMRTHGEKLGDVAESEEQALQALSIHKDSGHGKNKWRGRSSDERRNFWDHRIPHGKPKAIDKSQIECYSNHMCGDRSAFSELDETLRTTVKFGDNSLVFVQGRGKVKIQTKFSSV